In Cryptomeria japonica chromosome 10, Sugi_1.0, whole genome shotgun sequence, a genomic segment contains:
- the LOC131055535 gene encoding uncharacterized protein LOC131055535 — translation MWERFQWGPVLPYDQALAEFWTLQWTPWHMRSKIIDVGVTEEYIQYITAHPIPRISDLVEPIPTFEDDKRQRRRRRGVRGLVGGGRGRGGDESGGDGGGGDGGGGDGDGGGGGGGGGGGHLQRRGRGE, via the coding sequence ATGTGGGAGCGGTTTCAGTGGGGGccagtgttaccatatgatcaggccttAGCCGAGTTCTGGACCCTACAGTGGACACCGTGGCATATGAGGTCGAAGATTATAGATGTAGGGGTTACAGAGGAGTATATTCAGTATATCACTGCACATCCTATTCCACGTATATCGGATTTGGTGGAGCCAATTCCAACTTTTGAGGATGATAAGCGACAACGACGGAGGAGGCGAGGAGTTCGAGGACTTGTAGGAGGTGGACGAGGTAGGGGAGGTGATGAAagtggaggtgatggaggaggaggtgacgGAGGGGGAggtgatggagatggaggaggtgggggtggaggtggtggaggaggacatTTGCAGAGGAGAGGGAGAGGCGAGTAG